A stretch of the Lolium perenne isolate Kyuss_39 chromosome 3, Kyuss_2.0, whole genome shotgun sequence genome encodes the following:
- the LOC127344720 gene encoding uncharacterized protein isoform X2 encodes MGGGSCDVCKDAPSKYKCPNCRMPYCSVICFKKHKDESCQKITAQEEINKSSLPEEVTPDTTCPTQSPNKLCPTKALEVEDPSWLVDRNRLRSLVELNEIRDMLKDPELQKMILQIDGSSEPEKELEKLMEGQAFQQFTNKILDIVSPQQ; translated from the exons ATGGGTGGTGGGAGCTGCGATGTGTGCAAGGACGCGCCGTCCAAGTACAAGTGCCCTAATTGCCGCATGCCCTA TTGCTCCGTGATATGCTTTAAAAAACACAAAG ATGAATCTTGCCAAAAGATAACAGCTCAGGAAGAAATTAACAAGTCATCATTGCCGGAAGAAGTTA CACCAGACACAACATGCCCCACACAATCTCCAAACAAACTTTGTCCTACAAAAGCTCTGGAAGTTGAGGATCCAAGCTGGCTTGTTGACAGGAATCGATTGAGATCTTTAG TGGAATTGAATGAAATCCGGGATATGCTCAAGGACCCTGAACTGCAGAAAATGATACTTCAGATTGATGGCTCTTCAGAACCAGAGAAG GAATTGGAGAAATTGATGGAAGGACAAGCTTTTCAACAGTTCACCAATAAG ATTCTTGACATTGTTAGTCCACAACAGTGA
- the LOC127344720 gene encoding uncharacterized protein isoform X1, whose translation MGGGSCDVCKDAPSKYKCPNCRMPYCSVICFKKHKDESCQKITAQEEINKSSLPEEVTRSSVLEDGTNCPNEKDQLPSLSPDTTCPTQSPNKLCPTKALEVEDPSWLVDRNRLRSLVELNEIRDMLKDPELQKMILQIDGSSEPEKELEKLMEGQAFQQFTNKILDIVSPQQ comes from the exons ATGGGTGGTGGGAGCTGCGATGTGTGCAAGGACGCGCCGTCCAAGTACAAGTGCCCTAATTGCCGCATGCCCTA TTGCTCCGTGATATGCTTTAAAAAACACAAAG ATGAATCTTGCCAAAAGATAACAGCTCAGGAAGAAATTAACAAGTCATCATTGCCGGAAGAAGTTA CAAGGAGCTCTGTGCTGGAAGATGGAACAAATTGTCCTAATGAAAAGGATCAACTTCCCTCTTTAT CACCAGACACAACATGCCCCACACAATCTCCAAACAAACTTTGTCCTACAAAAGCTCTGGAAGTTGAGGATCCAAGCTGGCTTGTTGACAGGAATCGATTGAGATCTTTAG TGGAATTGAATGAAATCCGGGATATGCTCAAGGACCCTGAACTGCAGAAAATGATACTTCAGATTGATGGCTCTTCAGAACCAGAGAAG GAATTGGAGAAATTGATGGAAGGACAAGCTTTTCAACAGTTCACCAATAAG ATTCTTGACATTGTTAGTCCACAACAGTGA